The Flavobacterium sp. N2270 genome contains the following window.
TTTTTATGGAATTGTTGAGAATTATTTTGCATCAAATCATCCCTATAAAATAAACATTACTTTAAATCAAATGATTCCTAGAAATATTTTAATGGAATTAGGTTGTTTTACAGAATCAATTACAAATGGTCAGGATCTAGAATTATGGACAAAAATAGCTATAAAATATCCTGTTGCATTACACAATAAAACTACGACAACATATAATTATTATTTACCTAATTCTCTATCAAAAAAGAGCATTAAATCAATGAAACTGATGGATTTTAGTCAGTTTTTAGAAAATGAAAAACAAAACGAAGATTTAAAAGACTTTTTAGACAAATACCGAATTGAATATGCTTTACAGTATAAAATTGCTGGTGATTATGAAAATTCAAAAAAATATTTAACCGAAGTTAAAAAAACGAACATTTCACTTATAACAAAAATATTATTCAACATTCCTTCAAAAATATTAAAGAAATTATTAGCTTTTAAACATTGGTTAAGAAAAAAAGGAATTGATTTTACGGTTTATAATTAAGACTC
Protein-coding sequences here:
- a CDS encoding glycosyltransferase family 2 protein, with translation MPLISVVIPLYNKGFIIKETLESVLEQTFTDYEIIIVDDGSTDNGYEVVKEFSDNRIHLFQQENKGAASARNLGIEKSAGIYIAFLDADDHWETNHLEELVKLADKYPNCGAYCSRYQIKNSINSIHQPYFKNITNDFYGIVENYFASNHPYKINITLNQMIPRNILMELGCFTESITNGQDLELWTKIAIKYPVALHNKTTTTYNYYLPNSLSKKSIKSMKLMDFSQFLENEKQNEDLKDFLDKYRIEYALQYKIAGDYENSKKYLTEVKKTNISLITKILFNIPSKILKKLLAFKHWLRKKGIDFTVYN